A DNA window from Vigna angularis cultivar LongXiaoDou No.4 chromosome 1, ASM1680809v1, whole genome shotgun sequence contains the following coding sequences:
- the LOC108327596 gene encoding uncharacterized protein LOC108327596: protein MIKTWHGRWMQEVETDVHQIDASGAVMAGATSLNLWGILSESKRIIDAHSRHFLALSVIFLLPLSFSIIVSPFLFPLLSPHQSQNTHLQLHSQTLTLTPFSLPLILFLLSLPIFSLCALASITHSVFHGFFGRPVKLPSALLSIPPSLPRLIATTFISHLILLSLSLPLPFLLRRLSFASPLLLTASTLFLLALLLALLYLRVSWSLAPVIVVAESTWGLQPLRRSASLVSGMTPVASSSFLFFASLQALLLWTAFLIRSDGWAWKDWAFITQIVLTSTLLMILMLYRAAADTVLYMYCKAVHGELAVDIAQEFAWQYVCLPFDDGKVPHVVSVVHV from the exons aTGATTAAGACATGGCATGGGAGGTGGATGCAAGAAGTGGAAACTGAC GTTCACCAAATTGACGCATCAGGTGCAGTGATGGCAGGAGCAACGAGCCTGAACCTCTGGGGCATACTATCGGAATCGAAACGCATAATCGACGCCCACTCTCGCCACTTCCTCGCCCTCTCCGTCATCTTTCTCCTCCCTCTCTCCTTCTCCATCATCGTTTCCCCCTTCCTCTTCCCTCTCTTATCCCCTCATCAATCCCAGAACACACACCTCCAACTCCATTcccaaaccctaaccctaaccccCTTCTCCCTTCCCCTCatcctcttcctcctctcccTCCCCATCTTCTCCCTCTGCGCCCTCGCCTCCATCACCCACAGCGTCTTCCACGGCTTCTTCGGCCGCCCCGTCAAACTCCCCTCCGCCCTCCTCTCTATCCCCCCCTCCCTCCCCCGTCTCATAGCCACCACCTTCATCTCCCACCTCatccttctctctctctcccttcCCCTCCCTTTCCTCCTCCGCCGCCTCTCCTTCGCCTCCCCACTCCTCCTCACCGCCTCAACACTCTTCCTCCTCGCCCTACTCCTCGCCCTGCTCTACCTCCGCGTCTCCTGGTCTCTCGCCCCCGTCATCGTCGTCGCGGAGTCCACCTGGGGCCTCCAACCTCTCCGCCGAAGCGCCTCTCTCGTTAGCGGAATGACCCCCGTCGCCTCCTCCTCCTTCCTCTTCTTCGCTTCCCTTCAGGCCCTCCTCCTCTGGACCGCCTTCCTTATTCGCTCCGACGGCTGGGCCTGGAAAGACTGGGCCTTCATCACCCAGATCGTCCTCACCTCCACTCTCCTCATGATCCTCATGCTCTACAGAGCCGCCGCCGACACCGTCCTCTACATGTACTGCAAGGCCGTTCACGGCGAGCTCGCTGTCGACATCGCCCAGGAGTTCGCTTGGCAGTACGTTTGCTTGCCGTTCGATGACGGCAAGGTTCCTCACGTTGTTTCGGTTGTTCATGTGTAA
- the LOC108346696 gene encoding probable protein S-acyltransferase 22, producing the protein MRKHGWQLPYHPLQVVACAVFLSLGFAFYVFFAPFVGNKTCQYIVIGLYSPLIISVFGLYIWCAASDPADPGVFKSKKYLKIPESKKLAKVKSSKLGEESTSSMHEVYASAAGANYVEKEGLGTKGVSKNASNSVEKSTSSCSSCVLLVSSPCAYICSCSSLTDKSSDKQISEDGMFYCSLCEVEVFKYSKHCRVCDKCVDHFDHHCRWLNNCIGKKNYCQFFALMVAAMLLFILQWLTGILVLIFCFVKRKQFSVDISSKLGTSFSLVPFVVVVSICTILAMIATLPVVQLFFFHILLIKKGLSTYDYIIAMREQDQEQLGNGGQQSPQMSTVSSLTGFSSASSFTNLHRGAWCTPPRLLLEDQFDVVPPDTVSVSSLGKKTVREDPLKKKNPGTVKISPWALARLNAEEISKAAAEARRKSKVLQPVTRQESESSFGSSGRRMLPRIENNKKRAGKRVHLLADMSLESLTKDSASNVDKGLSGISRFAPLPFEGRSAFQTGKGISSSAGIVPSSPESSLDSPDIRPFGVSSSGVDKARKLAGSSAADAAATLKEIPVSSSTSDGYEASGGEDSDRVVPSRIVQRSTDWSNVLFRAHMDESSLEKPESSSSVVGHSRKL; encoded by the exons ATGAGGAAGCATGGATGGCAGTTACCTTACCACCCTCTTCAG GTGGTGGCTTGTGCTGTGTTTTTATCTCTGGGCTTTGCCTTCTACGTGTTCTTCGCTCCTTTTGTTGGAAATAAGACGTGTCAGTATATTGTTATTGGCCTTTACTCACCGCTG ATTATTAGTGTCTTCGGACTGTACATTTGGTGTGCAGCATCAGATCCAGCAGATCCAGGGGTTTTTAAGTCGAAAAAGTATCTAAAAATCCCAGAAAGTAAAAAGCTTGCTAAAGTAAAGAGTTCTAAATTAGGTGAAGAATCAACTTCGTCAATGCATGAAGTATATGCATCAGCAGCTGGAGCTAATTATGTGGAAAAGGAGGGATTGGGAACAAAAGGAGTTTCAAAAAATGCTTCGAATTCAGTGGAGAAGAGTACATCATCATGTTCATCCTGTGTACTCTTGGTTTCTTCCCCTTGTGCTTATATCTGCAGCTGCTCAAGTTTAACTGATAAATCTTCAGATAAACAAATAAGTGAAGATGGTATGTTCTACTGCAGTTTGTGTGAAGTTGAG GTTTTCAAGTACAGCAAGCACTGTAGAGTTTGTGACAAGTGTGTAGATCACTTTGATCATCATTGCCGA TGGCTTAACAACTGTATAGGGAAAAAAAACTACTGCCAATTTTTTGCGCTCATGGTTGCTGCTATGCTCTTG TTTATTCTTCAATGGTTGACTGGGATACTAGTGCTTATCTTCTGTTTTGTCAAGAGGAAGCAATTTTCTGTGGATATATCCTCCAAGTTGGGAACCAGTTTCTCTCTGGTTCCttttgttgttgtggtg TCCATCTGCACAATTCTTGCAATGATTGCTACCTTACCAGTTGTTCagcttttcttctttcatatccTCCTCATTAAAAAG GGACTCAGCACGTATGATTACATCATAGCTATGAGGGAGCAGGATCAGGAGCAGCTAGGAAACGGAGGTCAGCAAAGTCCCCAAATGTCAACTGTTAGCTCACTTACTGGATTTAGTAGTGCAAGCTCCTTCACTAATTTACACCGAGGTGCATGGTGCACACCCCCACGCCTGTTACTTGAAGATCAG TTTGATGTGGTGCCCCCAGACACGGTTTCTGTTAGTTCACTGGGAAAGAAGACAGTGAGAGAAGATCCgttaaagaaaaagaatccCGGGACAGTAAAAATTAGTCCTTGGGCATTGGCACGCTTAAACGCAGAAGAAATTTCCAAGGCTGCTGCAGAAGCAAGAAGAAAGTCCAAAGTTCTGCAGCCTGTAACAAGACAGGAATCAGAAAGCAGTTTTGGTAGCAGTGGCCGAAGAATGCTTCCCAGAATCGAGAACAATAAGAAGCGGGCTGGTAAGCGGGTTCATCTTCTTGCCGACATGTCTTTGGAGTCTCTCACAAAAGATTCTGCCAGTAATGTCGATAAAGGTTTGAGTGGGATATCTAGATTTGCCCCACTACCGTTTGAAGGGCGCAGTGCATTTCAAACAGGTAAAGGGATTTCGAGCTCAGCTGGGATTGTTCCTTCATCACCTGAAAGCAGTTTAGACTCTCCTGATATTCGCCCTTTTGGGGTGTCCTCTTCGGGTGTTGATAAAGCAAGAAAGCTTGCAGGCTCTTCAGCTGCTGATGCTGCTGCAACTCTGAAGGAAATTCCTGTGTCAAGTTCAACTAGTGATGGATATGAGGCTTCTGGTGGGGAAGACAGTGATCGGGTTGTTCCAAGCAGGATTGTTCAGAGATCTACAGATTGGAGTAATGTTCTTTTCAGAGCTCATATGGATGAAAGTTCTTTGGAAAAGCCTGAATCGTCATCCAGTGTTGTTGGTCACAGTAGAAAATTGTGA